A stretch of Rhododendron vialii isolate Sample 1 chromosome 4a, ASM3025357v1 DNA encodes these proteins:
- the LOC131321956 gene encoding F-box protein At4g22390-like isoform X2 — MSDYIPTELLAEILVRLPVESLIRFTSVCKTWYSLITSPSFIGKHLNHSKTNTENLLLTTYTFSDNRERYLLCHGDENFGDEFVELESPLSTSPGHKRRVGNCNGLLCMVDTTSPPCIILWNPLVRKSVTLPMPSQPETSPPPFVLGFGAHPTTHEYMLVCILFEKADIEQGKFPSKVELYTQGTGSWRSIASVGHPHHLARFDCVQAFVNGAIHWIAFDGRVVNGLSSFIMLFNMGSLAFSQMMMPAALVSESPLCLSIMSYGESLAVLCYGQPEDGSCGMWVMKEYGVAESWAKLYNINHPGVLDQIVGFRKNGEVLLLMSDNYKRLLCYDCKTKTLTNTGYTGSSDAFTADTFMESLVLVKP; from the coding sequence ATGTCGGACTATATACCAACTGAACTTTTAGCTGAGATTCTCGTAAGACTACCCGTAGAATCTCTGATTCGATTCACATCCGTATGCAAAACATGGTACTCTCTCATAACAAGCCCTAGTTTCATCGGCAAACACCTCAACCACAGCAAAACAAACACCGAAAACCTTCTCCTTACGACTTACACCTTTAGTGACAACAGAGAGCGCTATCTGTTGTGCCATGGCGATGAAAATTTTGGCGATGAGTTCGTCGAACTGGAGTCTCCTTTGAGTACTTCACCTGGGCATAAAAGAAGAGTGGGTAATTGTAATGGGTTGCTTTGTATGGTTGATACCACTTCGCCACCGTGTATTATTCTATGGAATCCATTAGTTAGGAAATCAGTAACTCTTCCCATGCCCTCTCAGCCAGAAACTTCTCCTCCGccttttgttttgggatttggtGCCCACCCCACTACGCATGAGTACATGTTGGTCTGTATTCTTTTCGAGAAGGCGGATATAGAGCAGGGAAAATTTCCTTCCAAGGTTGAGCTTTACACACAAGGCACAGGATCATGGAGATCCATCGCTTCTGTTGGTCATCCACATCACCTTGCGCGTTTTGATTGCGTACAGGCTTTTGTTAATGGAGCCATACATTGGATTGCATTCGACGGGAGAGTGGTGAATGGTCTAAGCAGTTTTATAATGTTGTTCAATATGGGTTCTCTAGCATTCTCACAGATGATGATGCCTGCCGCTCTAGTTAGTGAAAGCCCATTGTGCCTGTCCATTATGTCGTATGGAGAATCACTGGCGGTGTTATGTTATGGACAACCCGAGGATGGTTCTTGTGGAATGTGGGTGATGAAAGAATACGGAGTTGCAGAATCTTGGGCTAAATTATACAATATTAATCATCCAGGAGTGTTGGATCAGATAGTAGGATTTAGGAAAAATGGCGAAGTTCTGCTATTGATGAGTGACAATTACAAACGGCTACTTTGTTACGACTGTAAGACCAAAACTTTGACAAATACTGGATATACCGGGAGTTCTGATGCATTTACCGCTGATACTTTCATGGAATCCCTAGTTTTAGTGAAACCATGA
- the LOC131321956 gene encoding F-box protein At3g07870-like isoform X1 yields the protein MSDYIPTELLAGILVRLPVEPLIRFTSVCKSWYSLITSPSFVAEHLDHTKTNTENLLLKTYDFVKKEERYLLCRGDEKFSDEFSELEFPLSTQIGHKRIVASYSGLLCMIDGGLSGCIILWNPSIRKSVTLPMPSLPQSSHRRFVLGFGAHPKTRENMVVFILYEMADVARWKFPSKVELYTQGARSWRSIHSVGHPHYLPCDDWFPAFVNGSVHWIARDMRAFDADGIPSLIMLFNMGSQAFSVLMMPGALVSENPLRLSIMSYRESLAVSCHGRTTGGSSCLWVMKEYGVEESWAKLYNITLPGMLVQIRGFRENGEVLAWTGDNQLLCYNCETKTFANSGYTGNSFPLSSYAFMESLVLVQPGNGFF from the coding sequence ATGTCGGACTACATACCAACTGAACTTTTAGCTGGCATTCTCGTAAGACTACCCGTCGAACCTCTAATTCGATTCACATCCGTATGCAAATCATGGTACTCACTGATAACAAGCCCTAGTTTCGTTGCCGAACACCtcgaccacaccaaaacaaacacCGAAAACCTTCTCCTTAAGACTTACGACTTTGTTAAAAAGGAAGAGCGCTATCTATTGTGCCGTGGCGATGAAAAATTTAGTGATGAGTTCTCTGAACTGGAGTTTCCCTTGAGTACCCAAATTGGGCATAAAAGAATAGTGGCTAGTTACAGTGGTTTGCTATGCATGATCGATGGCGGTTTGTCGGGGTGTATTATTCTATGGAACCCATCGATTAGGAAATCAGTTACTCTTCCCATGCCCTCTCTGCCACAAAGTTCTCATCGTAgatttgttttgggatttggtGCCCACCCCAAGACTCGTGAAAACATGGTGGTGTTTATTCTTTACGAGATGGCGGATGTTGCGCGGTGGAAATTTCCTTCCAAGGTTGAGCTCTACACCCAGGGCGCAAGATCGTGGAGATCCATCCATTCTGTTGGTCATCCGCATTACCTTCCGTGTGATGATTGGTTTCCGGCTTTTGTTAATGGATCCGTACACTGGATTGCACGTGACATGAGGGCTTTCGATGCGGATGGTATCCCTAGCTTGATAATGTTGTTCAATATGGGTTCTCAAGCattctctgttttgatgatgccTGGCGCTCTAGTCAGTGAAAACCCATTGCGCCTGTCCATTATGTCATATCGAGAATCACTGGCGGTGTCATGTCATGGAAGGACGACGGGGGGTTCTTCTTGTTTATGGGTGATGAAAGAATACGGAGTAGAAGAATCTTGGGCTAAATTATACAATATTACTCTTCCCGGAATGTTGGTGCAGATAAGAGGATTTAGGGAAAATGGTGAGGTTCTGGCGTGGACAGGTGACAACCAGCTACTTTGTTACAACTGTGAGACCAAAACTTTTGCAAATTCTGGATATACCGGGAATTCATTTCCATTGTCCTCTTATGCTTTCATGGAATCCCTAGTCTTAGTGCAACCAGGAAATGGTTTCTTCTAG